The following proteins are encoded in a genomic region of uncultured Vibrio sp.:
- a CDS encoding chemotaxis response regulator protein-glutamate methylesterase, with protein sequence MAIKVLVVDDSSFFRRRVSEIINSESRLEVIDVAVNGREAVEKAKSLKPDVITMDIEMPVMDGITAVREIMAASPTPILMFSSLTHDGAKATLDALDAGALDFLPKKFEDIARNRDEAVSLLQQRVIQIASKRAFLRRPVARTSPVSTTSLNRPLATRDLSLTTPTPRSSAVKYRASGKRYQLTAIGTSTGGPVALQKILTRLPANYPHPIVLIQHMPATFTAAFASRLNTLCKIQVKEAQDGDVLQAGVAYLAPGGKQMMVDGRAGVARLRIIDGGDRMNYKPCVDVTFGSAAKVYRDKVLSLVLTGMGADGREGARMLKSAGATIWAQDEESCVVYGMPQAVAKAGISSEDLPLDRIAERILVEVGLA encoded by the coding sequence ATGGCGATTAAAGTACTAGTCGTTGATGATTCAAGTTTTTTCCGCCGCCGCGTTAGCGAAATCATCAACTCGGAATCGCGCCTAGAGGTGATTGACGTTGCGGTGAATGGCAGAGAAGCGGTTGAAAAGGCCAAATCCCTTAAGCCTGACGTCATTACGATGGATATTGAAATGCCCGTGATGGACGGTATCACGGCGGTTCGTGAAATCATGGCGGCGTCGCCGACGCCAATCCTGATGTTTTCGTCACTGACTCATGATGGGGCGAAAGCAACACTGGATGCGCTTGATGCGGGAGCTCTGGATTTCTTACCGAAAAAATTCGAAGATATCGCGCGCAACCGTGATGAAGCGGTATCGTTACTTCAACAACGCGTCATCCAGATTGCATCCAAGCGTGCGTTCTTACGTCGTCCTGTTGCACGGACATCTCCAGTGTCAACAACGTCATTAAATCGACCGCTTGCAACGCGTGACCTGAGTCTGACTACACCAACGCCTCGTTCTTCAGCAGTGAAGTATCGAGCCTCAGGTAAACGATATCAGCTGACGGCCATTGGCACATCCACAGGTGGGCCCGTGGCTTTGCAAAAGATTTTGACGCGTCTGCCCGCGAATTATCCGCATCCGATCGTGCTAATTCAGCATATGCCGGCAACCTTTACAGCCGCATTCGCCAGCCGCTTGAATACGTTGTGCAAGATTCAAGTAAAAGAAGCGCAAGATGGTGATGTATTACAAGCAGGCGTGGCGTATCTCGCTCCGGGCGGCAAACAGATGATGGTTGATGGCCGCGCAGGTGTTGCGCGACTGCGTATTATTGATGGTGGCGATCGAATGAACTATAAGCCATGTGTTGATGTTACTTTTGGCTCTGCGGCAAAAGTGTACCGAGATAAAGTGCTCTCGCTAGTGCTGACTGGAATGGGCGCAGACGGTCGGGAAGGTGCACGCATGTTGAAGTCAGCGGGAGCGACGATTTGGGCACAAGATGAAGAGAGTTGTGTGGTTTATGGTATGCCTCAGGCCGTCGCGAAAGCGGGCATTTCGTCTGAGGATTTACCCCTGGACCGCATTGCTGAACGCATATTGGTCGAAGTGGGACTGGCGTAG
- a CDS encoding ParA family protein codes for MNVWSVANQKGGVGKTTTTVTLAGLLSQKGHRVLMVDTDPHGSLTTYLGYDSDNVASSLFDLFQLKSFTHETVKPLILKTELDGMDIIPAHMSLATLDRVMGNRSGMGLILKRALKAVSQDYDYVLIDCPPILGVMMVNALAASDRILIPVQTEFLAMKGLERMMRTLSIMKKSRPGGFKVTIVPTMYDKRTRASLQTLTQLKQDYPNQVWSSAVPIDTKFRDASLKHLPVSHFASGSRGVFAYKQLLIYLQRLALDE; via the coding sequence ATGAACGTTTGGAGCGTAGCTAACCAAAAAGGTGGCGTAGGTAAAACCACCACCACTGTCACATTAGCGGGTCTTTTAAGTCAGAAAGGTCATCGCGTGCTCATGGTCGATACAGATCCTCATGGTTCACTCACGACCTATCTCGGCTATGACTCTGATAACGTTGCGTCAAGTTTATTCGACCTATTCCAGCTAAAATCGTTCACGCATGAAACGGTAAAACCACTGATTCTGAAGACAGAACTGGACGGTATGGACATCATTCCCGCCCACATGTCCCTCGCGACATTAGATCGCGTTATGGGGAATCGCAGCGGCATGGGATTGATACTGAAACGAGCACTCAAAGCGGTTTCTCAAGATTACGATTATGTGTTGATAGACTGTCCGCCGATTCTTGGCGTGATGATGGTCAATGCACTTGCTGCAAGTGATCGTATTTTAATCCCGGTTCAGACTGAGTTTCTGGCGATGAAAGGTCTTGAGCGTATGATGCGTACCTTGAGCATCATGAAAAAATCACGTCCGGGTGGATTTAAAGTTACGATAGTGCCAACCATGTACGACAAGCGCACTAGGGCTTCATTGCAAACGTTGACCCAACTAAAGCAGGACTACCCGAATCAGGTATGGTCATCTGCAGTGCCTATCGATACGAAGTTTCGCGATGCTAGCTTAAAGCATTTACCCGTTTCACACTTTGCATCCGGCAGTCGTGGTGTCTTTGCTTATAAGCAGCTATTGATTTATCTGCAGAGGTTAGCGCTCGATGAGTAA
- a CDS encoding chemotaxis protein CheW, protein MSNHDVISSEQALDDYFCALLDDDTELEELNEEFDLLAQELASSEPDPEPDLQPLQVEPAVLIETYSLELEAPNLEDVERLLSQLESTDVVDEVDIDEILAQNTLDIAQQAKPVLAEVSQPVEMVEDIQECVVEAPAIEINQPDAIASQPKFEQVIETEPDLVMASDPQANSALPNLWESTQRTEDFQVLYFDVNAVMFAVPLDELGGIHRITELNHLIGKPDWYLGLQTNREQKFDVVDTAKWVMADKLCGEEYKENYQYVVMLGESMWGLASNQLMGTEVLNVDNVRWREQAGKRPWLAGMVKEKMCALIHVQALIDMLNAGLDVKSMN, encoded by the coding sequence ATGAGTAATCATGACGTTATTTCCAGTGAACAGGCTCTTGATGATTACTTCTGTGCGTTGCTCGACGATGACACTGAGCTTGAAGAGCTGAACGAGGAGTTTGACTTACTTGCTCAAGAACTCGCATCTTCAGAGCCGGATCCGGAGCCAGATCTGCAACCTCTTCAAGTGGAGCCAGCTGTATTAATAGAAACTTATTCTCTGGAGTTGGAAGCCCCCAACTTAGAAGACGTTGAGCGTTTATTAAGTCAGCTTGAGTCGACCGATGTGGTTGACGAAGTGGATATCGATGAGATTCTGGCTCAGAACACCTTGGATATTGCCCAGCAAGCGAAACCAGTTTTAGCGGAGGTTTCACAGCCTGTTGAAATGGTTGAAGATATTCAGGAGTGTGTTGTCGAAGCGCCTGCTATTGAAATCAACCAGCCAGATGCTATCGCGTCTCAGCCGAAATTTGAACAAGTTATCGAAACGGAGCCAGATCTGGTAATGGCTTCTGACCCCCAAGCTAACTCAGCTTTGCCAAACTTATGGGAAAGTACTCAGCGAACGGAAGACTTTCAGGTGCTTTACTTCGATGTGAATGCGGTGATGTTTGCAGTGCCTTTAGATGAGTTAGGTGGTATTCATCGTATCACTGAACTGAACCATTTGATTGGTAAACCTGACTGGTATTTGGGGCTACAGACCAATCGCGAGCAAAAGTTTGATGTGGTTGATACCGCCAAGTGGGTGATGGCTGACAAGCTCTGTGGTGAAGAATATAAAGAGAACTACCAATATGTCGTCATGCTCGGTGAAAGCATGTGGGGGTTAGCCAGTAACCAGCTAATGGGAACTGAGGTACTCAATGTCGACAACGTTCGCTGGCGTGAACAGGCGGGAAAACGTCCCTGGCTCGCGGGCATGGTGAAAGAAAAAATGTGTGCTTTAATTCACGTCCAAGCACTTATTGACATGCTAAACGCTGGTTTAGACGTGAAATCAATGAATTAG
- a CDS encoding chemotaxis protein CheW: protein MSQAFAVEVKKDATNDEVLQWVTFQLEEETYGINVMQVREVLRYTEIAPVPGAPDYVLGIINLRGNVVTVIDTRSRFGLIEGEVTDNTRIIVIESEHQVIGILVDSVAEVVYLRSSEIDTTPSVGTDESAKFIQGVSNRDGKLLILVDLNKLLTEDEWDDMAHL from the coding sequence ATGTCTCAAGCTTTTGCAGTTGAAGTGAAGAAAGATGCCACAAATGACGAAGTTCTTCAGTGGGTGACGTTCCAACTAGAAGAAGAAACGTATGGTATTAATGTAATGCAGGTGCGTGAAGTTCTTCGCTATACAGAAATTGCCCCTGTGCCTGGTGCGCCAGATTACGTGCTGGGTATTATTAATCTACGTGGTAACGTGGTTACTGTTATCGATACGCGTTCACGCTTCGGCTTAATTGAAGGCGAAGTGACGGACAATACGCGTATCATTGTTATCGAATCTGAACATCAGGTGATTGGTATTCTGGTCGACAGCGTTGCAGAAGTGGTTTACCTGCGTTCTTCTGAGATCGATACTACCCCTTCTGTTGGAACTGACGAGAGTGCGAAGTTCATTCAAGGCGTCAGCAATCGTGATGGTAAGCTACTTATCTTAGTTGATTTGAACAAGCTATTAACTGAAGACGAATGGGATGATATGGCTCATCTGTAA
- a CDS encoding DUF2802 domain-containing protein — protein MAEVNFLSIPFIAGGVVFVVLLLLALQLRIRSGLQKKIDFQRVQSRHADKEVQKLSKQLLEVRSVVVGLGQKVTEQQDIIQHLNERIRELENTDTDGRLYSRASKMVQLGADINELIEECELPKAEAELMLSLQKKLAGKEKIPPLSSQPSEASSHPSQGRRR, from the coding sequence ATGGCTGAAGTGAATTTTTTATCTATCCCCTTCATCGCTGGTGGTGTAGTTTTCGTTGTACTCTTGCTGCTCGCTTTGCAACTGCGTATTCGCTCAGGTTTGCAAAAGAAAATCGATTTTCAGAGAGTCCAATCTCGACATGCTGATAAAGAAGTACAGAAACTGAGCAAACAGTTACTGGAAGTCCGCTCTGTGGTTGTCGGCTTAGGGCAAAAGGTGACAGAGCAGCAAGATATTATCCAGCATCTTAACGAGCGTATCCGTGAGCTGGAAAATACGGATACCGACGGGCGTTTGTATAGCCGAGCCTCTAAAATGGTTCAATTAGGTGCTGATATTAACGAGCTGATTGAAGAGTGTGAATTACCTAAAGCAGAAGCTGAACTGATGCTATCGCTACAGAAAAAGCTGGCAGGTAAAGAGAAAATCCCACCACTCAGTAGCCAACCCTCTGAAGCGTCGAGCCATCCGTCACAAGGAAGACGACGTTAG